A genomic window from Corynebacterium fournieri includes:
- a CDS encoding murein biosynthesis integral membrane protein MurJ produces MAVATLISRITGFIRTVLIGAALGEVVAASFNTANTLPNLITEIVLGSVLTALVVPVLVRAEKEDADHGAAFIRRLFTLTLTLMTVVTVVAVAASPLLTRMMMDEDSKGNLIQTTSFAFLVLPQIFFYGMFSLFMAILNTKEYFRPGAWAPVANNVVSIAVLVAYMALPGQLNPAAPTSISNPHVLLLGLGTTAGVVVQCLIMLPALRKLGIDLRPLWGIDERLKQFGGMALAIITYVAISQFGYVITSRIAFDADAAAQFIYQQHWMLLQMPYGIIGVTLLTAIMPRMSRNAADGDDAAVVADLTMGTKLTFIALLPIIVFMTALGPDIASALFAYGSFSPEAAHTLGMTISASSFTLIPYALVMLHLRVFYAREEAWTPTFIIAGITGTKILLSALAPYIAQEPNHVVVLLGAANGFGFVAGALIGALLLRRKLGTLNALDVLRTSVWAVAAALVGVAVIFAVRWLLRDVAGVHLPETIGRLIGAPSLGHLIEVAMLGILFLVVTGLVLSRSKLPEVQNLGRAMQRIPGMGRFIRPDDERALEVGEVDPRDVSNQFLAADTFNASPVPPPMSAGVVRGPRLVPGAGVSDGRFRLIRDHGASAGARFWQAREVATGRDVALTFVDTTGSAPMAPATPREAALQAAGVARRTRKLAKLDLPAVAENIEIVSYRSGALVVADWIEGSSVKAVAESGQTLHTEAVANALAPLAGAMAAAHEADVPLGLANRQQLRIDTEGHVRLAFPAVLPDASPATDAESFASALTLLTSNVSSDGLDEVASRTRALVDADAVDQAAFRDIEDALREAANLPVPNEDAPTDEIPVVVAVDPVAPVAEHVEDPDELRGGFGGRAMGPATIGLLTFAAVIAAVLVGVLTTYLVDFVSGEDVVDRPSAVPTTASDTRMPVVIAPLDQEMLDDGTLEITPQDGSTFTLEQVLIDASGSAPYTLYGVPAEQETAHPPVIAQGNLRSGQVSADVTTDEPLVRVMLKVDGDAEVKDVSLVGRVLVH; encoded by the coding sequence ATGGCCGTGGCCACCTTGATCTCGCGCATCACCGGCTTCATCCGCACCGTGCTCATCGGCGCGGCGCTGGGTGAGGTCGTGGCGGCGTCCTTCAACACCGCGAACACGCTGCCCAACCTGATCACGGAGATCGTGCTGGGCTCGGTGCTCACCGCCCTGGTCGTGCCCGTGCTGGTGCGCGCGGAGAAGGAGGACGCCGACCACGGCGCCGCCTTCATCCGCCGGCTGTTCACGCTGACCCTGACGCTGATGACAGTGGTCACGGTCGTGGCCGTGGCCGCCTCGCCACTGCTGACCCGGATGATGATGGACGAGGACTCCAAGGGCAACCTCATCCAAACCACCTCCTTTGCCTTCCTGGTGCTGCCGCAGATCTTCTTCTACGGCATGTTCTCCCTGTTCATGGCGATCCTGAACACGAAGGAGTATTTCCGGCCGGGTGCCTGGGCCCCGGTGGCCAACAACGTGGTCTCCATCGCGGTGCTCGTGGCGTACATGGCTTTGCCGGGGCAGTTGAATCCGGCGGCGCCGACGTCGATAAGCAATCCGCACGTGCTGCTGCTGGGCCTGGGCACGACGGCTGGCGTGGTGGTGCAGTGCCTGATCATGCTGCCCGCGCTGCGCAAGCTGGGCATCGACTTGCGCCCGCTGTGGGGCATCGACGAGCGGCTCAAGCAGTTCGGCGGGATGGCGCTGGCGATTATCACATACGTGGCCATCAGCCAGTTCGGCTACGTCATCACCTCCCGCATCGCCTTCGACGCGGACGCCGCCGCGCAGTTCATCTACCAACAGCACTGGATGCTGTTGCAGATGCCCTACGGCATCATCGGCGTGACGCTGCTGACCGCGATCATGCCGCGCATGTCCCGCAACGCGGCCGACGGAGACGACGCTGCCGTGGTGGCGGACCTGACCATGGGCACGAAGCTGACGTTTATCGCGCTGCTGCCCATCATCGTCTTCATGACGGCGCTGGGCCCCGACATCGCCAGCGCCCTGTTCGCCTACGGCTCCTTCAGCCCGGAGGCCGCGCACACGCTCGGCATGACCATCTCCGCGTCGTCTTTCACCCTCATCCCGTACGCGTTGGTGATGCTGCACCTGCGAGTGTTCTACGCCCGCGAGGAGGCGTGGACGCCGACGTTCATCATCGCCGGCATCACCGGCACGAAGATTCTGCTGTCTGCGCTGGCGCCGTACATCGCGCAGGAGCCGAACCACGTGGTGGTGCTGCTGGGCGCGGCCAACGGCTTCGGCTTCGTCGCCGGTGCGCTCATCGGCGCGCTGCTGCTGCGCCGCAAGCTGGGCACCCTCAACGCGCTCGACGTGCTGCGCACCTCCGTGTGGGCGGTGGCTGCGGCGCTCGTCGGCGTTGCGGTGATCTTCGCTGTGCGCTGGCTGCTTCGCGACGTCGCAGGCGTCCACCTGCCCGAAACCATCGGCCGCCTTATCGGGGCCCCCAGCCTGGGCCACCTGATCGAGGTTGCCATGCTGGGCATCCTCTTTTTGGTGGTCACCGGCCTGGTGCTGTCGCGCTCGAAGCTGCCGGAGGTGCAAAACCTGGGCCGCGCGATGCAGCGCATCCCGGGCATGGGCCGGTTCATCCGCCCGGACGACGAGCGCGCCCTGGAAGTCGGCGAGGTGGACCCGCGCGACGTGTCCAACCAGTTCCTCGCCGCCGACACCTTCAACGCCTCCCCGGTGCCGCCGCCGATGTCCGCCGGTGTGGTGCGAGGCCCGCGCCTGGTGCCGGGCGCGGGCGTGTCCGACGGCCGCTTCCGCCTCATCCGCGACCACGGCGCTTCTGCCGGCGCGCGCTTCTGGCAGGCCCGCGAGGTGGCCACCGGCCGCGACGTGGCGCTGACCTTCGTGGACACGACCGGTTCCGCGCCGATGGCCCCGGCGACCCCGCGCGAGGCTGCGTTGCAGGCCGCCGGCGTGGCGCGGCGCACCCGCAAGCTGGCCAAGCTGGACTTGCCGGCTGTTGCGGAAAACATTGAGATCGTCTCTTACCGCTCCGGCGCCCTGGTGGTGGCCGACTGGATCGAAGGCTCCTCGGTGAAGGCGGTGGCCGAGTCCGGCCAGACGCTGCACACCGAGGCGGTGGCGAACGCGCTGGCGCCGTTGGCGGGGGCGATGGCGGCGGCCCACGAGGCGGATGTGCCGCTGGGTCTGGCCAACCGCCAGCAGCTGCGCATCGACACGGAAGGCCACGTGCGACTGGCCTTCCCGGCGGTGCTGCCGGATGCCTCCCCGGCCACGGACGCGGAGTCCTTCGCCTCCGCGCTGACTCTGCTTACCAGCAACGTCAGCTCGGATGGCCTGGACGAGGTCGCCTCCCGCACCCGCGCGCTCGTGGACGCGGACGCGGTGGACCAAGCCGCCTTCCGCGACATCGAGGACGCGCTGCGCGAGGCCGCGAACCTGCCCGTGCCCAACGAGGACGCGCCGACGGACGAGATCCCGGTGGTCGTCGCCGTCGATCCGGTGGCACCGGTGGCCGAGCACGTGGAGGATCCGGACGAGCTGCGCGGCGGCTTCGGCGGCCGCGCGATGGGCCCGGCGACCATCGGCCTGCTCACCTTCGCGGCGGTGATCGCGGCAGTGCTGGTGGGTGTGCTCACCACGTACCTGGTGGACTTCGTCTCCGGCGAGGACGTGGTGGACCGTCCGTCGGCGGTGCCCACCACCGCCAGCGACACGCGCATGCCGGTGGTCATCGCCCCGCTGGATCAGGAGATGCTCGACGACGGCACCCTCGAGATCACACCGCAAGACGGCAGCACCTTCACGCTCGAGCAGGTGCTTATCGACGCCTCCGGTTCCGCCCCCTACACCCTCTACGGCGTGCCGGCGGAGCAGGAGACCGCGCACCCGCCGGTGATCGCGCAAGGCAACCTGCGCTCCGGGCAGGTCAGCGCGGACGTGACCACAGACGAACCGCTGGTGCGCGTGATGCTCAAGGTAGACGGGGACGCGGAAGTGAAGGACGTGTCGCTGGTCGGCCGCGTGCTTGTCCACTGA
- a CDS encoding RNA polymerase sigma factor, protein MDYTNDRQLVAAYLGGDRTAFKLIVRRHRQRMYFVARNYARNEQDAQDIVQDALFKAARSMHTYRGEAKLSTWLHRMTINAAIDHQRKDDRSGAQCSLDDDEGVDIDANKHLAYHPMENMERTMAMRQALAVLPQAQRKALWLIDIAGMSVGDAAAELGVRPGTVKSRRYRAREAVAAAIGEIAPAR, encoded by the coding sequence ATGGATTACACCAACGACCGCCAACTGGTGGCGGCCTATCTGGGCGGGGACCGCACCGCCTTCAAGCTCATCGTGCGGCGCCACCGCCAGCGCATGTACTTCGTGGCCCGCAACTACGCGCGCAACGAGCAGGACGCCCAGGACATCGTGCAAGACGCCCTGTTCAAAGCGGCGCGCAGCATGCACACCTACCGCGGGGAGGCGAAGCTGTCCACGTGGCTGCACCGCATGACCATCAACGCTGCGATAGACCACCAGCGCAAGGATGACCGCTCCGGTGCCCAGTGCAGCCTGGACGACGATGAGGGGGTGGACATCGACGCCAACAAGCACCTGGCGTACCACCCCATGGAGAACATGGAGCGCACCATGGCCATGCGTCAGGCCCTCGCCGTGCTGCCCCAGGCGCAGCGCAAAGCGCTGTGGCTGATCGATATCGCCGGCATGAGCGTCGGCGACGCCGCGGCCGAACTCGGGGTGCGCCCCGGCACTGTGAAGTCGCGCCGCTACCGGGCCCGCGAGGCCGTTGCTGCGGCGATAGGGGAGATCGCGCCCGCGCGCTAG
- the trxB gene encoding thioredoxin-disulfide reductase — protein MTSPGFNFVTPQTEAAAAPATTGTDEVHELIIVGSGPSGYTAALYAARAELKPLVFEGYEYGGELMNTTEVENFPGFENGIMGPDLMANMRAQAEKFGADLRAEMVESVDFSGDIKKVVVDGEEFRAKAVILATGAAPRHLGIPGEEELTGRGVSTCATCDGFFFKDQHIAVVGGGDSAMEEATFLTKFGSKVTLIHRSENFRSSKIMLERARDNDKIEFLTDSVVDSVVEADGKVGGLNIRNVVTGDKSVLDAAALFVAIGHDPRSAFLDGQVKVDEAGYVEVAEPSTSTSVAGVFACGDLVDKTYRQAITAAGSGCRAALDAQHYLAAL, from the coding sequence ATGACTTCCCCCGGCTTTAACTTTGTCACTCCGCAGACCGAGGCGGCGGCAGCACCCGCCACTACCGGCACCGATGAGGTGCACGAGCTGATCATCGTGGGCTCCGGCCCGTCCGGCTACACCGCGGCGCTCTACGCCGCCCGCGCGGAACTCAAACCCCTCGTCTTCGAGGGCTACGAGTACGGCGGCGAGCTGATGAACACCACAGAGGTGGAGAACTTCCCCGGCTTCGAAAACGGCATCATGGGCCCGGATCTGATGGCGAATATGCGTGCCCAGGCGGAGAAGTTCGGCGCGGACCTGCGCGCGGAGATGGTGGAGTCCGTGGACTTTTCCGGCGACATCAAAAAGGTCGTCGTGGACGGCGAGGAATTCCGCGCCAAGGCCGTCATCTTGGCCACCGGCGCGGCACCGCGCCACCTGGGCATCCCGGGCGAGGAGGAGCTGACCGGCCGCGGCGTGTCCACCTGCGCGACCTGCGACGGCTTCTTCTTCAAGGACCAGCACATCGCTGTCGTCGGCGGCGGCGATTCGGCGATGGAGGAGGCGACCTTCCTGACCAAGTTCGGCTCCAAGGTCACGCTTATCCACCGCTCGGAGAACTTCCGCTCCTCCAAGATCATGCTGGAGCGCGCCCGCGACAACGACAAGATCGAGTTCCTCACCGACTCCGTGGTCGACTCCGTGGTGGAGGCAGACGGCAAGGTCGGCGGGCTGAACATCCGCAACGTCGTCACCGGCGATAAATCCGTGCTGGACGCTGCCGCGCTGTTCGTCGCCATCGGCCACGACCCCCGTTCCGCGTTCCTGGATGGCCAGGTGAAGGTGGACGAGGCCGGGTACGTGGAGGTTGCGGAGCCGTCGACAAGCACGAGCGTTGCGGGTGTGTTCGCCTGCGGCGACTTGGTGGACAAAACCTACCGCCAGGCCATCACCGCGGCGGGTTCCGGGTGCCGCGCGGCACTGGACGCACAGCACTATCTCGCGGCGCTGTAG
- the trxA gene encoding thioredoxin: protein MNAPVDVTQATFKDEVIEADTPVLVDFWAEWCGPCRKLSPILDEIAEEMSGEIKVAKVNVDDERALGAMFQVLSIPTVLLFKDGKKVDEFVGVQPKSQIISRIQAQQ from the coding sequence ATGAACGCACCTGTTGATGTGACCCAGGCAACCTTCAAAGACGAGGTCATCGAGGCGGACACCCCGGTGCTCGTGGACTTTTGGGCGGAGTGGTGCGGCCCCTGCCGCAAGCTTTCCCCGATTCTGGACGAGATCGCCGAGGAGATGTCCGGCGAGATCAAGGTGGCCAAGGTCAACGTGGATGACGAGCGCGCGCTCGGCGCCATGTTCCAGGTCCTGTCCATCCCCACCGTCTTGCTGTTCAAGGACGGCAAGAAGGTCGACGAGTTCGTCGGTGTGCAGCCGAAGTCCCAGATCATCTCCAGAATCCAGGCGCAGCAGTAG
- a CDS encoding N-acetylmuramoyl-L-alanine amidase, with product MRDILRVGDSSSRVAEVRMSLARLGLLDGYEGEIDSTRRFSESEMLYDGILCEAVKAFQQSRGIVPTGDIDEGTLRELREASYTLGARVLSYQPGQEMVGDDVAQLQTQLHELGFYTHRVDGRFGPRTYESLMNYQLNSGLEDDGVCGPDTLRALSLLGRRITGGSAQAIRERETVRQAGPNLTGKRVVIDPDLGGADRGLVVDGPYGQITEEEILWDLAQRIEGRMVAAGMETILSRPRGDNPSNKQRADLANGFKADLLISLRLDSYPNDKANGVATFYFGSEHGSSSLTGETLSSYIQREVAARTNLQNCRNHARTWEMLRMTRMPSVELVAGYLSNPGDLAVLTDPNERDAIAEAVVVAVKRLYLLDHDTRPTGTYSFKELLREERHA from the coding sequence ATGCGAGACATTTTGCGCGTTGGCGACTCCAGCTCGAGAGTCGCCGAGGTCCGTATGTCCCTTGCGCGCCTGGGACTGTTGGACGGGTACGAGGGTGAGATCGATTCCACCCGCCGCTTCTCCGAGAGCGAGATGCTTTACGACGGCATTCTGTGCGAAGCCGTCAAAGCCTTCCAGCAGTCGCGCGGCATCGTGCCCACCGGCGATATCGACGAAGGCACCCTGCGCGAGCTGCGCGAGGCCTCCTACACCCTCGGCGCGCGCGTGCTGAGCTACCAGCCGGGCCAGGAAATGGTCGGCGACGACGTCGCGCAGCTCCAGACCCAGCTGCACGAGCTGGGCTTTTACACGCACCGGGTGGACGGCCGCTTCGGCCCGCGCACCTACGAGTCGCTGATGAACTACCAGCTCAACTCCGGGCTGGAAGACGACGGAGTGTGCGGGCCCGACACCCTGCGCGCCCTGTCCCTGCTGGGCCGGCGCATCACGGGCGGTTCCGCGCAGGCCATCCGCGAGCGCGAGACCGTGCGCCAGGCCGGTCCGAACCTGACCGGCAAGCGCGTGGTCATCGACCCGGACTTGGGCGGCGCGGACCGCGGCCTGGTGGTCGACGGCCCGTACGGCCAGATCACGGAGGAGGAGATCCTCTGGGACTTGGCCCAGCGCATCGAGGGCCGCATGGTCGCAGCCGGCATGGAGACGATCCTGTCGCGCCCGCGCGGCGACAACCCCTCCAACAAGCAGCGCGCCGACCTGGCCAACGGGTTCAAGGCGGACCTGCTTATTTCCCTGCGCCTGGATTCCTACCCGAACGACAAAGCCAACGGCGTGGCCACGTTCTACTTCGGCTCCGAGCACGGCAGCTCCTCGCTGACGGGGGAGACCCTGTCCAGCTACATCCAGCGCGAGGTGGCCGCCCGCACCAACCTGCAGAACTGCCGCAACCACGCCCGCACCTGGGAGATGCTGCGCATGACGCGCATGCCGTCGGTGGAGCTGGTAGCCGGGTACCTGTCCAACCCGGGCGACCTGGCGGTGCTCACGGACCCGAACGAGCGCGACGCCATCGCCGAGGCCGTGGTCGTGGCCGTCAAACGCCTGTACCTGCTGGACCACGACACGCGCCCGACCGGCACCTACTCCTTCAAGGAGCTGCTACGCGAGGAAAGGCACGCGTAG
- a CDS encoding ParB/RepB/Spo0J family partition protein → MAERKGGLGRGLAALIPSAPSDIDNKGKTPGIGGSASDVIFGKQESKPSKPSKPEGAPKGAPKQVKGAPTVSAKQDKVMQPVPVGARYQEIPVGQIIPNPKQPRQVFDEDELAELVHSIREFGLLQPIVVRDTKDGFELIMGERRWRASSKAGLKHIPAIVRETSDEDMLRDALLENIHRVQLNPLEEAAAYQQLLDEFGVTQEQLADRLGRSRPVITNAIRLLNLPVGVQRRVAAGVLSAGHARALLGIKLGSATADAQGQLADRIVAEGLSVRATEEAVSLINSNGKVPDKPKRQPVPQPEYLTQAADSLADIWDTKVSVTMGKRKGKIVVEFGDKDDFERIMGLIQGTD, encoded by the coding sequence ATGGCAGAACGCAAGGGCGGCCTGGGCCGCGGACTGGCGGCGCTGATCCCGTCTGCACCGTCGGACATCGACAACAAGGGCAAGACCCCGGGCATCGGTGGCAGCGCCTCTGACGTCATCTTTGGCAAGCAGGAGTCTAAGCCGAGCAAGCCGAGCAAGCCTGAGGGTGCGCCGAAGGGTGCGCCCAAGCAGGTCAAGGGCGCGCCGACCGTCTCGGCAAAGCAGGACAAGGTGATGCAGCCCGTGCCGGTGGGCGCGCGCTACCAGGAGATCCCGGTCGGCCAGATCATCCCCAACCCGAAGCAGCCGCGCCAGGTCTTCGACGAGGACGAGCTGGCGGAGCTGGTCCACTCCATCCGCGAGTTCGGCCTGCTGCAGCCCATCGTGGTGCGCGACACCAAGGACGGCTTCGAGCTGATCATGGGCGAGCGCCGCTGGCGCGCTTCCTCCAAGGCGGGCTTGAAGCACATTCCGGCGATTGTGCGCGAGACCTCCGATGAGGACATGCTGCGCGACGCGCTGCTGGAAAACATCCACCGCGTCCAGCTCAACCCGCTCGAAGAGGCCGCTGCCTACCAGCAGCTGCTGGATGAGTTCGGCGTGACGCAGGAGCAGCTGGCCGACCGGCTGGGCCGCTCCCGCCCCGTGATCACCAACGCGATCCGCCTGCTCAACCTGCCGGTGGGCGTGCAGCGCCGCGTCGCCGCCGGGGTCCTTTCCGCCGGCCACGCGCGGGCCCTTTTGGGCATCAAGCTTGGCAGCGCCACTGCCGACGCCCAGGGCCAACTCGCCGACCGCATCGTCGCCGAGGGCCTGTCCGTGCGCGCCACCGAAGAGGCCGTCTCCCTGATCAACTCGAACGGGAAGGTGCCGGACAAGCCGAAGCGTCAGCCCGTCCCGCAGCCGGAGTACCTCACCCAGGCGGCAGACTCGCTCGCGGACATCTGGGACACCAAGGTGTCGGTGACCATGGGCAAGCGCAAGGGCAAGATCGTGGTCGAGTTCGGCGACAAGGACGACTTCGAGCGCATCATGGGCCTGATCCAGGGCACCGACTAG
- a CDS encoding ParA family protein — MDNFDETPVMEAAMRAARVTSKSEKLPKPDQPRVVTVANQKGGVGKTTTSVNLAASLSRQGLKVLVIDLDPQGNASTALGAVHTSGTTSSYEVLIGEAEAADAVQPHADNENLFCIPATIDLAGAEIELVSMVRREYRLHDQIRRGFLDEHGFDYVFIDCPPSLGLLTINAMTAVDEVLIPIQCEYYALEGVGQLLGNIGMIREHLNHNLHISAIMLTMYDARTKLASEVADEVRGQFGQVVLNNVIPRSVKVSEAPGYGQTVIDYDPGSRGALAYFDAAREIATRGDYQPHPTTGPIGVSPEVYNQLEED, encoded by the coding sequence ATGGACAACTTCGACGAGACTCCTGTGATGGAGGCGGCGATGCGCGCGGCGCGTGTGACGTCGAAAAGCGAAAAGCTCCCGAAGCCCGACCAGCCGCGCGTGGTCACCGTGGCGAACCAGAAGGGCGGCGTGGGCAAAACCACCACCAGCGTCAACCTTGCCGCGTCGCTGAGCCGCCAGGGCCTGAAGGTGCTGGTGATCGACCTTGACCCGCAGGGCAACGCCTCGACCGCGCTGGGTGCGGTGCACACCTCCGGTACCACCTCCAGCTACGAGGTGCTCATCGGCGAGGCCGAGGCCGCCGACGCGGTGCAGCCCCACGCGGACAACGAGAACCTGTTTTGCATCCCCGCCACCATCGACCTGGCCGGCGCGGAGATTGAGCTGGTGTCCATGGTGCGCCGCGAGTACCGGCTGCACGACCAGATCCGCCGCGGCTTTTTGGACGAGCACGGCTTTGACTACGTGTTCATCGACTGCCCGCCCTCGCTCGGCCTGCTCACCATCAACGCCATGACGGCGGTGGACGAGGTGCTCATTCCCATCCAGTGCGAGTACTACGCGCTTGAGGGCGTGGGCCAGCTGCTGGGCAACATCGGCATGATCCGCGAGCACCTGAACCACAACCTGCATATTTCCGCGATCATGCTGACCATGTACGACGCGCGCACGAAGCTCGCCTCGGAGGTCGCCGACGAGGTGCGCGGCCAGTTCGGCCAAGTGGTGCTGAACAACGTGATTCCGCGCTCGGTGAAGGTCTCCGAGGCGCCCGGCTACGGCCAGACCGTCATCGACTACGACCCGGGCTCCCGCGGGGCCCTGGCCTACTTCGACGCCGCGCGCGAGATAGCTACCCGCGGCGACTACCAGCCCCACCCCACCACCGGCCCGATCGGCGTGAGCCCCGAGGTCTACAACCAGCTCGAGGAGGACTAA
- the rsmG gene encoding 16S rRNA (guanine(527)-N(7))-methyltransferase RsmG: MSENTPAAAAEVFSERLPLAEAYHQSLATTAAERGFIGPKEVGRLWERHILNCAVISEAFAPGLKVADIGSGAGLPGIPLAIARPDLAITLIEPLLKRSVYLNEVVSELGLDNVTVVRGRAEDQPKATFDAVTSRAVAPLGKLAGWSLPLLQGGGYMIAMKGESVAEELERDGREIAKAGGSDAEIFTVGESVLEQPTTLIRIQRKKKGA; encoded by the coding sequence ATGTCGGAGAACACCCCTGCAGCCGCGGCCGAAGTCTTCTCAGAGCGCCTCCCCCTCGCCGAGGCATACCACCAGTCGCTTGCCACCACCGCCGCTGAGCGCGGCTTCATCGGCCCCAAAGAGGTGGGCCGCCTGTGGGAGCGCCACATCCTCAACTGCGCCGTCATCTCCGAGGCGTTCGCACCCGGGCTGAAGGTGGCGGACATCGGCTCCGGCGCCGGCCTGCCGGGCATCCCGCTGGCCATCGCGCGCCCGGACCTTGCCATCACGCTGATCGAGCCGCTGCTGAAGCGCTCCGTCTATCTGAATGAGGTCGTCTCCGAGCTGGGTCTGGACAACGTCACTGTGGTGCGCGGGCGTGCCGAGGACCAGCCGAAGGCCACCTTTGACGCCGTTACCTCCCGCGCTGTCGCCCCGCTGGGTAAGCTCGCCGGGTGGTCTCTTCCGCTGCTGCAGGGCGGCGGATACATGATCGCGATGAAAGGTGAGTCGGTGGCAGAAGAACTCGAGCGCGACGGCCGCGAGATCGCCAAGGCCGGCGGCTCGGACGCGGAGATCTTCACGGTCGGTGAATCCGTGCTGGAGCAGCCGACCACGTTGATCCGCATCCAGCGCAAGAAGAAGGGGGCGTAG